From a single Drosophila sulfurigaster albostrigata strain 15112-1811.04 chromosome 3, ASM2355843v2, whole genome shotgun sequence genomic region:
- the LOC133844503 gene encoding uncharacterized protein DDB_G0271670, translated as MKYAIIALALFAVVHAASEVGQFVPRAIYTLDSEGHQSEVHPVSARLLRRLRRQVFTSSSSSSSSSSSSNGIQQTVTQNSVTNPDGSTTFQATSHQYQNPVLASRFGEDSPTSGVSSLQSSGSVAGNTAQYSTGQYASGQFANNAQYSNNGQYANNGQYNNGQYDNGQYNNGQYANNGQFSSGNTASIASGVPQHQFTALAGTIDAAGNIKQQLTQGYTDSNGQLVQKQTTTTN; from the exons atgaaGTACGCAATTATCGCTCTCGCCCTTTTCGCCGTCGTGCACGCCGCTTCCG AGGTGGGTCAGTTTGTACCACGCGCCATTTACACCCTGGACTCTGAGGGACATCAGTCGGAGGTGCATCCCGTGAGTGCCCGCTTGCTGCGTCGTCTGCGCCGTCAGGTGTTCACTTCATCGTCCTCGTCGTCCTCGTCGTCATCGAGCTCCAATGGTATTCAGCAAACTGTTACACAGAATTCGGTCACAAATCCCGATGGCTCCACAACTTTCCAGGCCACCTCACACCAGTATCA AAATCCTGTTCTCGCCTCACGTTTCGGCGAAGATTCACCAACTAGCGGAGTGAGCAGCTTGCAGTCGAGTGGATCCGTAGCGGGTAACACCGCCCAATATTCCACTGGCCAATACGCCTCTGGCCAATTCGCCAATAATGCTCAATACTCCAACAACGGTCAATATGCTAACAATGGTCAGTACAATAATGGTCAGTACGATAATGGTCAGTACAACAATGGCCAGTACGCCAACAACGGCCAGTTCTCGAGCGGTAACACAGCCAGCATTGCCAGCGGAGTGCCACAGCATCAGTTCACCGCCTTGGCGGGCACAATCGATGCTGCCGGCAACATCAAGCAGCAGTTGACGCAAGGTTACACCGACAGCAACGGTCAATTGGTGCAGAAGCAAACTACAACGACTAACTAA